The Anopheles maculipalpis chromosome 3RL, idAnoMacuDA_375_x, whole genome shotgun sequence genomic sequence ttattttaaataattaatgttatcatttttttaaaaatgttattcgattttcttttatgaacttaattattttttatgccatattttttctcctttaatTTCATCTAATTTCATTTTGTGTAACCAGTAATTACTATAGGCATTTTTTACGTCTATAAAAACTATCGCAGtgtactttttctttcttgtgttATTGTTAATCATGTTAACAAGTAAGTCCACTGCTCCTATTGTGGACTTGTGCTTTCTAAAGCCAAAACTGGTCCATGGCAGCAGAAACTGTTTTACGATATGACTTGTTATCTTATCTAACACTGCCgagtttgctatttttaataGTGTTGTTAGAAGTGAGATCGGTATGTAATTGCGAACGTCGTTTAGATCCTTTCCTATTTTGCCAATAGctataattttaattctttcaatttttggtTGGAACTTTACCTGTCTTGTACGATAAGCCATCGTATTTCGTACGATAAGCCATCTACCCCCgatgaagagttttttttgtttttgtttgaaggaTTTGGTGCCATTTGTCAATGTTTAAAAGTTCTGTGTCTTGCTCATATCTTATTGTTAGATACTTAACTTTATTCTTAGACGTAGGGAAGTTTAATTTAAGGAAGTCTTTGGCATTTTGTACATTAGAGTCGATTAAATTAGAGTTTTTAATAAGTGCGGTGTTTACCGTGGCATTTGCTAATAATATTCCACAGTTCGTGGGTCGAGGTATCCATATTAACTTGTTCTAGCCACTTTTCGaaatttttcctcttctccttttttttaagaatttgaATTTCTGAATTAATACCGATTATTTGCCGGTATTAATACCGACAGATTGTATAAAATTGCTATACTGGtgaatgtgtattttttcaaattttatgtttttatgaaTTAAGATACTGCTACCTCCATATCCATCTTCTCTTGTTTCGtgaatatgattgtaattcggtatcttaaaattctttgcAGTATCCTCATTTAGCCACGGTTCCTGAATGCACACAACATCTATATTCTTGTCCAGTATTATTTTGATAAGTTCGTCGCGGTTGTTGAGCATGCTTTGGATGTTAACTTGCATTGCTCTTAGCTCTGCGATTGGGAAAATGGATATATGTTGActggattcttttttttttcaatagatAAGTGTTTTTGCGATGTGGGTTGTGGAATGCgattatttaaagaaaaatcgcTTATTTCTTTATCGGTAAGTGTCTGtctgtttaattgttttttttacaagtgTTGAGTTAGAGGAACCATCGGTAACCTCTATGTAGATTGATTCCTTTGAATCATATGATCCTGCGGAGAGATTATCGATCTCGTTAGTCTTAATTACTGTCTTTGTTGGGGATTTTGTGGTGTTAAGGTTATCGATTATGTTGGTCTGTGTATTCTGTGAAGTTATGTTTGTATctgcgtgatttttttttctgtgtcgatctttttgttttctgtgttgAGCGCTATTGGTGTTGAGCGCTGTATGTTGGGTGATTTTTTGGTCTGTTATGTATAAGTATGAGAGTCTGTTGTTAGTTTTTTAGGGACAGCGGGGCATTGCTTCCTTCGTATGCGTCTGGCTTCGCCGTGCGttgttctgttttctgttttaattttgcttaTTTCAAACTCATCTATGAAAACTGGGCAGTTTCTGTCCAAGGTGTGATGACCTTCTCCACATGATAcgcatttgattttttagtATGTGTCAGTGTGTACTGGCTCACTACAATTGGCGCACGTTTTGACTCCTCGGCACCATTGTTTCCTATGTCCCAGCTTCATGCAGTTCATACACCGCATGGGTTTAGGGACGTATAGCTCCACCTTTACTGGGTACAGTCCAAAGTCCACCATCCTTGGCACTTTACTGGTAGTGAAAGTAATGATTGCTGCTCTGGTATTTAGGATGTTGTCGTTTATCCTTCTCTGAATAATTGTCACTTTGCACCCTTTTTGATCTTTTAGTCCTTCCaagattttgctttcttccatGAACTCAATATCGGGGCTCTTGATGATACCCTTGGATGAGTTAAGTGTCGCGTGTTCTGTCGTTTCTACTAGGATATCTCCTTTAGTGTCTGGGATACGCACTATTTTTTTCAGTTTATCGCACTGTTTTTGATTTGCCACTTTCACCAATAGTTTACCGTCTCTTAATCTATCCACTTGTAGGGGTTTTCCGTTGATCGCGTTTTCAATGATTTTAGACAATAGTAAGGGATTAGTTTTGCTCAGATTCTCGCCCTCGATTATTGACTGCAtgatcaaaaatttctcttctTCATGAAGTTCAGCCACTTTTGATAGGCCGTCTGTCTAGTTTTTTTCCTcatctttctttttggctCCTCGCACCACTCCAAGGTACTGTAGTAATTACTGACGCCCTCCTCCCCCCGGGATCCTGGACCGCCATATCCACTGGAAAACACTCCACTAGATTCGTCCATTTGCACTCTTTATTACTAGCCGGCGTGGATTGCACGAAAAAGGTTTAAgttcttttcttgttcttgttttaGGTTTAGGAACCAAACTTGTTTAAGGAACCAAACGAGTGTTTTGGTTCAATATTTGACATTTCCGATGGGATGCCGGtaatcgatgtttttttttgttgttgttgtttatcgcTGACAATACCCATGTAGCCATAATAGCCATGATACACGAAGCGTAAACTTGAACGTTAACTCAACATTTGACCAAAAGTGTATAGCGTTCTCAGGTATGCTGAACTGGTGTAAACTGTGTTGTGTAAACGTACCTGAGTTTTCCGAAACTCATGGGAACTTTAGCATACCATAAAAATGAAAGGTAACGAAAGAGAAAGTATGATTACAGAGAGCCCTCTAGTTTTCgacgtatttttttaaaatatggaTGGGCAACTTACGCAgctcatttttttctaaatgttCTCGTTGTCGGTGTCATAACTGCGTAAAGTGCATGATTCTTCGGATGCTAAAGACTGACGCACAATAGCCCCAAAATCGAAGGTTCATCGACCTGTGAGATGAACATTGCCTGTGCTCATCGTGGGGAATGGAACCGAATGAGGCCTGTGTGGAGCTGTATCACCAGCCTGACTTTCTCACGAGTAGTTGGGTATTCGATGAATTTAATCTTTGACAGTTTTTGCTACATGTAGCCGTGTAAACGCGTCTCGAGCGCTGTCACCTGAGTTTTCATCACGGCAAAAGTATACACGGCTTGTGCAGTGAACAGAAAATTAGCAGCATCATACCGAAAGGCATCATTTAAGCAAACCCGGTACGATtgctggttttattttgtacagTAAATAAACTTACTAAACATCTTCACATTCGTTTACTTGCAGCACGGACAGTCGAACGGCTACGGGTACATTTGCGGACATTAGAAAGGATACGACCATCCGTATACAGAACAACACCACCAAGTAGTCAATCCCAGAGATATGGCTTTTAGCTTTCCCGCATTCAGCTACATCGTGGCGTTAATTATCGATGCATTTCTAATATTCTTTTCCATCTTCCACGTGATTGCGTTTGACGAGCTGAAAACAGATTACAAAAATCCGATCGACCAATGCAACTCGCTCAATCCGGTAAGTTAGATGTTCCAAATGCTGTGCTAAGCCGGCGGTCGGCCACATTACGCGACCGACGACCGCTGCCCCGATCGATACCTATTAACAAACCGTTTggccgttttatttttagctcgTCCTGCCGGAATATGGGCTGCACATACTGTTCAACTTGCTGTTCTTATTTTCGGGCGAATGGCTATCGCTCGCCCTTAATATTCCGCTCATCGCGTACCACATTTGGAGGTAGGCGCGCACCTTATCAGCTTGTACCGCCCTCTGCACCTCCTGTATTTAAAcaacttttcaaacaaatattttgttttttttttcttactcttCCCTTGAAATACGCTTGTTTAGGTACGCGAATCGACCGGTTATGTCGCAGCCGGGATTGTACGATCCAACGAGCATTATGAATACCGATGTTTTGCGGGCATGTTTGCGAGAGGGCTGGATTAAGCTTGCGGTGTACCTGCTATCGTTCTTCTACTATCTTTACGGGTAAGGAAGTGGTGGTTCACAAATGGGTATTTCATTTATCCCACATTAATTTAACTTCGATGTTTCTTTTAGCATGATAATGGCTTTAATCGCTTCGTAAAAGCTGGACGAACACATTATGCTTACGAACGAATACGACAAGGATATATGagtaagtttttgttttgtagtgaAAAATGAGCTAGTTTCACTCAAAGCCATTGTTTCGTGGTAACTAAGCAGGAAATATGTAAGTGCTGCATCCTGTCGTGCCACAATGGTGTACGTTTAATTTCGATTGAGCCCAACcgaaatgcagttttttgttctgttttatttgtaCACCTTAATGTTTCATCCAGAACCAAGCCGGGAACTTCTCACTCGATCATACGATTGCTTTATGACTAGTGAATACTTATTTATTCCGTTCATTCATTTCTGTTGGAAGAGGAGGTATGAGGCAAAAAGGGGACGATCTTGACGATAATCAAAGGCGTTTCGTAACTCAGAATAGATACAATACGACGTGTAGCCAATTCTAATGACcatatatacatacacacacatagttTATCTGTTTGAATAAATGAGAATTGAGCGTTTGGAAATGTGTACAAACGCAATTGCTATAAACTATCCTCTACACTCTCTAATCGTCATTTAGAAcgaaatttttgtattaaatttattttgtttctttgtttcactttttactGAAAGAATATCCACTTGGGGTGGAATACGTCGTTctcttttcttatttgctaTTTAATCCCTGCAGCTAGCAAAACGAATTTAAGATAACAGCTGAAACAACATCGGTAGCTAAATTTAAACTATTATTTAAGCCTATTAAACTTTACTAAACTTATTAGCCTAAGATAAACTATTAATTGCGGCATGTGACATATTATCGCATGCCGCAAATAGTGACATTACtattaaaatgcaattttagatgctatttttatttatcttccaTACCCTACGTATAATCTTCTTGGAATTAATTCCGTAATTGTTTTCAGGAGTAACAATTCCGCAAACGCAATCGGAACCCTAACTGATTCCGAGCGCGGAAGCGGAACCATACAGTTCCGACTCCaattgcccatcactactctTGGCGGACTATTTAGCTACGGGATATCATTAAAGCCTAGAAAGCCAGAAATGGTAAAATTTCTCTAgcttttaaaaccaaaaaagagcaaaaatatTACCTCTGGAACGAAAAAGTAACGTGAGCGTGTAATTTTGCTAGAGGCATAAGAGATAATGTGCGTCAGTATGCCCAAGCCAGCTAAAGATAAGAATAGCATCTGcatgttttctttctgcttgATGCGATAAATTTAAGTACAATTAAAGTGAGAACTTCATACCAAACACTTGAACGAGAGAAAGACTGGATATCCTAGAAGCGTACCTTACCAtacataatttaattaattcattttccatcacTTTTCGGATACATCATGAAGGCACGCACGCAACACATCATTACACAAAACCGGAGGCTGATTCGATAGCTAACAAACATTTGCATATTcgttttttgtaactttttgttttttgttttcatttattcttTAGAAAAAAGGTTTCACTTAATTGGTAGAAAAATGTTCTATAAATGGCCTAACATCATTGAATGTTCGCATACTTCACTATCGCACATAAGCCTTGCTGTTTCGTGGGCTGTATAAaaagagattttattttgctacatGAACTCCGCTCGCCTATCCTGTCCCATGTGGTTCAGGGAGTAGCAAAGTTTAATTTAACTCTAAATTGTAAACATATTTGTATACATCTGCCTAACGTGCGGTATCAGCAAATCATGCTTGTCATATAAACTTAAATTACAATCAGAATAGTTCAACCGATCGCGCGTAAACAAAAAGGTTCCgtaaaaagttttcctttttgaattCCTTTCCAACTGCCGTTTTTCTCTCAACGGGTTGGGAAAAGAGCGAAAATGGCAGGGATGGAGAGAGTAGTACCAGGGCAGAGTGCAGCTAGTTGCATGAAAATGCTTCCAGAATTGAAATCACTTCGCCTCGTTGCTTCGCTACGATAAACGGGGACTataattcttaattttttctACGTTCTCTAAAATCTAAAAGCTATCGCAGTTGTCCTTAAAATTGCGCCTTACGCATCATGGCCATACACACATCTATAAGTTacatgggtttttttgttgttgtttcaaaCTTAAGCATCAAATAATACTAGTTCGTTTGCCGGCCCAAAGTACGGAGCGCCGAGTGTTTCGTTTGCGCCGTGCTTTTTTGCCGCAACTCACTCTTAATCTAAACGTGCGCACGGGGGATAGACTAGTTTGCCACAACTTACAACCTATGCTTCTGCGGTTCTATACGATCATTGCGGACTATAACATTTACAATAAAGTACTATATTTACGATATAAGCTAACGCCGTACATTGCGGGCTatcgcgtgtttttttttttttttagattaaaGTGGTTTCTCTCTGGTTGGAGTATTTCTAACATATAAGAGTCCCTATACCTATACCTATACCGAGCGGTATTACTAACTACAATGAACAACAAATACTTGGTAACTGTTCAATTTTGGGATCATTTGCTTATCCGTTATTGAGCAAGTGGGAACATGCGCGTGTCCCTCACCTGTTCATCAATCGGATTCAAACACACTGGGTTCGTTCATGcgttttcattcattcattcactaACTTCCGCTGGAGGGGCTGTTGTAGTTTTGGCCCGCGCCCCATAATTTTCTGTCTTTAAAGCTACACTCACATGCATACGCACACACGTTTACCAAGACTAAAGGGGGTAAAAGGTTTTGCTGAAGGGCAAATTTCTCCTTTCTTTTGACTGCGGTTCGAAttttaacacaaaacaattgtttgcAGTGATGCGCAGCATCATTTGTCCAGCTGTTTCCCCCTATTTTTCTGACCCACAACTTCCCAATGCTTCTGTATGCCCTGCCGCACTTGATGTTCATCTGTTCCGTTTTGCAGCGTGCTTTTGCATCATCATGCAGCAAGCAAAAGGCGCATTTCATCCATATTTCGCTGGTTACATTCTTTCAACTTTTTCTCTACAGGCTCGAGCATTGCATACACGCGTTAGTGGTGGGAGCTCCAGAGTGGATTCATGAATCCGAGCGTATAAAAATCGGATTCAACTCCGGAAAAAAATCCGGAGTTGATGCCGCAGTAATGCGTAgtttactccggagtaattcATAGCTAAATCCGGAGTCATTTCCGATATAAACTCCGGAGCTGCTCCTGAGTCTGCTGACGATTAAATTTCCGAAGTAATTCCCGAGACGCCGACACAGTttaaccaaacaacaaaaggtTTAAGTTGGATTAATCCGACTCCGAAAAAATGAGGATTCACCCATCACTAACACACGTGTGGACACACTCCATTTGTCACGATACACCAaacactcccccccccccccctttacGGTTCCCGCTTCCTACTGCTTTAAGTTCTTCTTAAGCAAATACGGCCGTGGTGTTTAAACGACGACTCCTCCTGATCTCTGAAATtcttcagaaatcgaagagaACACTACTCGTTTgtcccctttttttaaatgttttcattacatcGATTTTTTCTCGGTCTGAGGTACGCTTAAATCAACTGCCCGTGACCCTCGCCCCCTCCGTGGTGGTCAGCATATAACGGTAGTAATGGAATGTATGCACACATCAATTTGATTAAGTcgaaaaaaaatggggaaTCTATACACACACCGAGGATGGCAACGAATGAATCCGAAAACCGAATGAATGACACTGTTGCAACGATTTGCCTCTCTTGATGATGATTTAACTATCTGAATATTTGCTACCACGCCTAATTGTTTCCCTTCTTTGTTTCtcctaaaataaaaacaaaactaaaaccttATAATTATTGCTTCCCCAACGATCTTCCTCATTGATAAGTTTTGCTAACGAATTCGCACAACACCATCTCCCACCCTATCACTATAATCAATATCGATGAGGGTGATAAATACTTTCACTGGCATGTCCAGACACACGCTAAATTGGTCTCGGTAAAAACTGCACCGCAAGCTTGCCTAACCCGATCGTCTGTAGTGTTTCATCAGTCGTTGTTGGTTGTTTCCTGTTCACTACTGTCCAGATATTGCGCGTGTTTCACGGTGGTTTCGTGGTGTTTGGtgcctttatttatttattttttttgacTCTGTCTGCCGCCCAACGTATGCATGTACAGATGATGTCACGCGTTGGAGGAGTTTGATGATCGGGAACTTCGGTGCACGATCTGTCGCACGCATTAACGCGATGGTGGAAGATACACTGGAAAagcaaggaaagaaaacacatcattaatttatttgaacgTTTGCACTGGACGATGGTTGAATAATATTATGttttaatacaaaataaatttattttttccaatttatttcttattttgaaCTGTAGTTTCCTTATAATTAAAAGCGTATCGAAACCAGCTGACCACAATTGGAAGCTTTAACTTGAACCGGCCATTTTCACGACCAGTCCTTTAAATGCATCATTTTATCACACTCACTAGACTTGCCCCCCTCTCTATGCGGCATACCACACTTTACACAAGTCTAGTTTTCCCGTTTCGGATTTTCCATccagagaagaagaaaaaagttttcaaacaGAGCAAAACAGTTATCGGACGCGTTGCGttgtttaaaagaaaaagcaaaaagcaaaaaagcattttccaaACCTCCCGTTCCTCCGTTAAACCGTGCCCTATAACTTAGAGTATGATGATGGTCTGTTCAACATTTTCCCGGGAACGATAGCGCTGGGACCGGGTGCagtaaaaaaagcattccagAGATATTTTTACACTTCACACTCCAAAGGGGGTTTGCTGGCTTGCGAGACTAGCTTTGCGTTGGGTGTTCGTGTCGAAGATCACACGtgcaaggggggggggggggggggggggggtaggaaGAACTGGCTGGTATGAAAAacgagtttttcttttaccaccTTGCATATGGTGTG encodes the following:
- the LOC126565575 gene encoding protein cornichon, whose amino-acid sequence is MAFSFPAFSYIVALIIDAFLIFFSIFHVIAFDELKTDYKNPIDQCNSLNPLVLPEYGLHILFNLLFLFSGEWLSLALNIPLIAYHIWRYANRPVMSQPGLYDPTSIMNTDVLRACLREGWIKLAVYLLSFFYYLYGMIMALIAS